The DNA region ACTTGAACTACGATATTATTCAAGTGAAGAAATAATCAGCAAAACATTTATGTGGAGAGGAGCTAAACAAGAGTTAGCTCCTCTTTTTTATTTCCTTTTAGAACATATCACACCGGAATTTCAAACTAACAAAACAATAAATCATATTTCTCACATCAAAACATACTGGTTGAAACAATATATATAATGATTGGAACAATATTTTAAGTCATACATTACCTTAACGCGTACCTTTGTTCTATCGAATCCAATGAAAAACAGAATCCCATGAAAAGAGTACTATTTATATTGTTTTGCTTCACGACATTAGTTCAGGCACAAATTCCCACCAATAAGCGGGAAGTAATGCAGCAATTCCTGTCAGGTACATTAGACGAATCGTATGTACCAGCAGCATTTTTCATGCATTTCGGAAAAGATGCACGCACCGGAGAAAAAGCTATAGATGCACATTTACGTTATTTTCTTTCCACAGGTATGGATTTCGTAAAAATCCAGTTCGAACAAGGATATGGACGTATTCGGATTGAGAAATCAGAAGATTGGGAACTAATTAAACCACTTCCCTTAGACTTCTTTACTCCAACATTGGAAATAGTAAATGACATTTACGATATTGCCGGTGCCAATGCGATGATATTACCCACTGTTTATTCTCCATTCCAAATGCTGATACAAAGCGTAGGAGCTAAAACTGTGATAGCATATGCTAAAACAGAACCGGAACGAGTGAAAAAAGCACTCGAATATTTTACTGAAGCACTTATCGGATATGTAAAAGCGTGTAAAAAGATTGGTGTAGATGGGTTTTACACACCTACACAAGGGGGAGAAATTAAATTTTATGAAGTACCCGGATTCTTTGAGACCTTCGTTAAACCATATGACATAAGAGTCATGCAGGAATGTAATACCCAAACCCAGCTTAATATACTCCATATTTGTGACTACGAAGGCAAGTATGACGATTTAACTCGTTTTGTATCATATCCGGGCCAAATAATTAATGCACCCTGTGAAGTAGCCGACCAGCCTTTCAGTCTACAAGCATGCGAACAATTATTTAAGCGCCCGGCAATGGGAGGACTATATCGTAAAGGCGCTATATTAAAAGGAAGTTCTGATGAAATAGCAAAAGAAATATATGAATTAAAGAAATCTTTGAAAGGGAAACGATTTATTTTAGGGGCAGATTGTACAATCTTGCCTCAAACACCAATGGATAACATCAGAACTGCTATTAAAACATCACATCATACTCGTAATATAGAATAAATCATAGGCTTTTTAAATTCACAGTTAGTTGGTAAATAGGTATTATATCTCATAGGTTATTTTAGGTAGATTGTTGACCGAAAAGCGGTTGTTGTGAGACAGTCGCTTTTTATTCTTTTGTATTATCTAAATTATATAAATATCATGAATAAGAAATCATTTGTATCCACTATTATTGCAATAATACTCGTTTGTCCGGTTTTGGCGGTAACACACACCTTCACACCAACCGACATCGACAGTTTAAAGACCAAGATGTCTGACGGATCTTTACAACCTGGTGATACCCTGCTTTTACAAGATGGAATCTATTCACATCTTGGTAAGGTTAGTTTTACAGGAAATGGAACAGTAGATTATCCAATTATACTGAGGGCAGCGAATACCGGAAAGGCTATTATATCCGGAACAACAGAAATACGTATGGCAGGCAGTTATCTACAATTGGAGGGACTCTACTTTCATAAAGCCTGGGCATCTGACTTTGAGATGATAGAATTTCAACTGGATAAAGAACACCCAGCCACTCATTGCCGAATTACCCAATGTGCCATTGATGATTGCAATGACCCTGCCAAAGGAGAGAAACCGGGAGGAGGAACAGAAAACTGGATTGGGCTACATGGAAACAATAATCGTATAGACCACTGTTATTTTGCCAATAAACGTGCCCGTGGACTGGTTATACAAATTACAGTAGAAGACGGTGGAGATCACAATCACCACCAGATAGATCATAATGTATTTGGTTATCGGAAACCCTTCGGGGGCAATGGTGCGGAAATCATACGCGTGGGTAACTCCTGGTCATCGCAACTGCCTTCCTACAGTATCATCGAAGAAAATATATTCTATCATTGCGACGGAGAAAATGAGATTATTTCAGTAAAATCCGGTTTCAACATCGTACGCCGTAACTTGTTTTACGAATCGCGTGGCGGATTAGTATGTCGTCACGGTCACAACAATATTATAGATTCCAATGTAATCATTGGCAATCATCTGCCTGCTACTTTAGGCATCCGCATCATCAATCAAGGACATATTGTCAGCAATAATTACGTGGAAAGTGTAACAGGAAAAGGCTCCGGTGCCGCCTTTATATTACGCATGGGAGTATATGAACGCCCCAATACACCCGAAGATTATGAGGACGAAAAACTTAAATCGTATCACCGGGCAGCAGATATTGACATTGCTTTTAATACTTTCGTCGATTGTGCCGAACTGAACTTTGGAGACGGACGAGGAGATAAGGAACCACGGAATGTACGTTTTGCTCACAACCGAATTTATTCTCCGAATACTGTTTCCAATATCAAAATCAGTAATCCTACAATATTTCCCGGTATTACATTTATCAATAACTTCTGCCAGTTCAAAAATAATGAATCACCCGATGTAAAAGGATTCCAAATTACTACATTCAATACTGAACAAATAAAAGCTCAACGGCGCCAAGCTGTTTCCCCCATAGATTGCGGAACCTCTTGGCACAACGTTGAGCTAAGTGAAATGAAGACTCTTACAGAATTAATGAATTAGTAGTCCATCACCAATGTAATTCACTTGATGTTTGGTATCTGTTGTGTAATGTAAAGCTACCATAAGAAACAGATTCAAAGAATATAAGAGAACAGATAGAATCTCTTTTACTACCCAACAGGCAGGTATACTAAGAAAGTCCTCTCCGCCCCATATCGTATTTCTCCAATTTATACTCATAACATTATTCTACCTTTAACGCAACCTTTTGTTTCGGAAGCCCCTTAGATTCTACTGTAAGTAGTACTTTTCCCTGCTTCATATACTGGCTACGCAAAATGACTAATGCCAAACCGTTATAAGCATCTCTTTCTGATAACTGGAATGGTAATAAACTTGTTGCATCTCCATTATCTGTAGCTATAATGTCAGCAGGCCCTGTTACAGAAAACTTCAAATGATTCTTAGAACGAGGCACAACACGACCTTGAGAGTCCACAACAGCTACACGGATAAATGATAAATCAGTACCATCACTTTTAAGCTCTGTTTTCTCTGCCGTTACTTGTAAAGCAGCTGGTTTTCCAGTGGTCTCTACAAGCTCTTCCGCCCATTTCTGACCGTTCTTATAAGCTATGGCTTTCAAACTTCCCGGTTCATAACGTACATCATCCCAGGTCAAACGATCATACGAATGAGCTTTCTCTCTACGTCCCAGCGACTTACCATTCAAAAACAGTTCAACAGCATCTCCCGAAGTATAAATATGAACGGGAGTTATTTCACCAATCCGCTCTTCCCAGTTCCAATGAGGCAATATATGCACAGTGGGCACATCAGGGCGCCAGTAGCTCTTATAGTTGTAATAACGATCCTTCGGAAAACCGCATAAATCGACAATACCAAAATAAGAACTGCGGGAAGGTGTTTTAATTTTGCCTAACTTTTCCAATTCCTTTCTAGCCTTTTCTAATTCATTCGGATCACTGAAGTTCAACAGATTGGTTAGGTCTTTATTATAAGGAGTAGGTTCGCCCAAATAATCGAATCCAGTCCACACAAACTCACCACTCATAAACAGATATTCTTCATTCATTTTAAATTGAACCTCAGGAGCACATCCCCATCCTATAGTTGTCATATCATATGATGAAAGCTGGAAACCGGCACGACTGTCTTCAACTTTGGTCGTCACCGGAAAAAAATATTCCCCTCGCGAACTCGTTGCAGAAGAAGTCTCGCTGGCATGATAACGGCGAGTCGGATTGTACTCTTTAAAAAGTGGATAAGTGTTATGAAAATAGTTCAAACCAAATATATCCACCTGATTCACTATATCCCGGAAAACGGCATCCCGCTTATTACATCCAAGCGATGTAGGACGTGTAGGATCTTCGTCATGGCAGTATGCCGTCAGATTACGAGCTATTATAATACCTTGATCAGTCATCTGGTCAGGCACCTCATTACCTATACTCCACATTATAACCGAAGGATGATTACGGTAATGGCGTACCAGCGAACGCATATCCGCTTCACTCCAATCATCAAAAAGAAGGTTGTAATCATTCTTACGTTTTCCTTTCTGCCAGGTATCCGCCAACTCCAGTTGCATCATCAGTCCCATACGGTCACAAAGAGCCACTAACTCCGGTGCGGGAGGGTTGTGGGAAGTCCGAATGGCATTTGCACCCATTTCTTTCATTATACGTAATTGTCTTTCGGCAGCCACTTCATTGAAAGCCGCTCCCAAAGCACCTAAATCATGGTGCATACACACGCCTTTGATTGTAACTTTCTGTCCATTAAGCATAAATCCCTGATCATGCGTGAACTCAATTGTACGAATTCCAAAAGGAGTTTCATAACTATCCATTTCCTTTCCATCCATGAATACCCTACTGACCGCTACATAACAATTCGGAGTATCGATATCCCACAACTTCGGTTTATCTACTTTAAATTGAAAGCGCGCGCTCGACCAGCTATCTTTTTTAATCGCAATATCCTTAGTCATACTTTGAGTCACTTCTTCCCCCACAGGACGTCCATCTTTCCCTTGCAGATATACACTTGTCTGCAACTTTACCTGAACATCTTTTCCAGCATGATTCTCAATATTCACTCCCATTTCCATAACAGCAATTTTTGAATCAACCTGCTGGTTTCGTACAAAAGTTCCCCATTGCTCCACATGGACAGGAGACGTTTTCACTAACCATACATTCCGATAAATGCCACTACCCGGATACCAACGTGAAGTATCGTCCGGATTATCCAATCGAATAGCCAACACATTCTTTTGTCCTGCCTTTATATAAGGTGTCAGATCAAGACGAAAAGAAGCATAGCCATAAGGCCATCCACCCACATATTGCCCGTTACACCACACGGAAGCGTATGACATCGCCCCATCAATATCAAGATAAATTTGTTTTCCGGCATCATCCTGCGATAATTCCAGCGTTTTACGATACCAGCGTATCCCCCAATAAGGTAACTTTCCAGTCGAACCGTTATAGTCAATATTGAAAGGTCCTTCAATAGCCCAATCATGGGGTAAATTCAAATGTCGCCATTCACTATCATCAAAATCAGATTTTACATAGGCTATATTTTCTCCCGGATTGCCTTCCGGCCTCTGATACCTCTTTCCGAATATAATAAAACCGTTGGCACAAGGTAATAAATAAGGCTTTAGTTGAGAGTAATGTAATGCAGCACCTGTCCCATTCGGATCATCTATCTGATAACGCCAATCACGATTAATGTTTATGCGCTCACGCACCATTGAAGTATTTGCACAAACAACATCTCGCGCCACAATGAGTACAAAACTCAATAAAATAAGAAATCTGTTTTTCATATTATTCTGTTAAATTGTTAACCCTACAAAAGTAAGGAATAAACAAATAGACGATTATCAATATTATCTATGTTTCTGTTAATACCGTCTCAAATATCTTTTAATGTGGACCTTATTTATCAACTTTGTATGCAAATTGCATGTTACTAAATACAATATCAATTCATAGTTAATAACCAACAAATTTAAAAAGCCATGTACAAATATTCTAAGGATGGAGTTTCCGTACTCACAGTATTAGATAAAAGGAAACAAAAAATGAATGGATTATTTCCCATAAAAGTACAAGTTATCCACAACAGAAAACAAAAATATTACTCCACCGGGCAAGAAGTTTCTATTAGAGACTGGGAAGTATTACCACATACCAAAAATCGTCACTTATCTGAAGTACGGCGTAACATCGAAAATAGTTTTTCTTTAATCAGGCAACAAATCGAATTTCTATCTTTCCAAGGTGAATTTCATTTTGACATCCTAAATGCACGCTTAGGCAGATACTCTGATTTTTCAGTCAATGCCTTATTTCATAAAAAGTTGGAGGATTTAAAGGAAAATGGACAAGCCAATACTTATCTGTCTTATAAAGGATCACTAAACAAAATAGAACAGTTTGCAGGAAAACACATTTCTTTTCATGAAATTACCATCAACTGGTTAAACCGTTTTGAGCATCACTTATCCGCATCAGGAATCAGTTACTCCAGTATGGGATTCTATTTCAGAAACTTAAAATGCATTCTTAATATAGCACGTAAAGACGGTATCATTAAGGAAAGTCAGTATCCTTTCGGAAAAGGGAAATATGAAGTACCCACCGGATGTGGACGCAAATTAGCATTAACCCTGAAAGAAATCAAGAAAATTATTACTTATAATGACGGAACCCCAAAGACTGAATTTTATCGTGATCTGTGGTTTTTTTCTTATTTATGTAATGGTATTAATTTTCGTGATTTATTATATCTGCAATACTCCAATATCATCAATGGTGAAATCTGCTTCATACGTGCAAAAACAGCCCGAAATACCAAACACAGTAAGATTATCCATGCAGTCATCACGCCCGAAATGCAAAAGATAATAGAGAAGTGGGGCAATCCACCCACGTCACCCGAAACTTATATCTTTCCTTTTGCTACCGGAAAAGAGAATCCTTTTGAAAGAGTAAAACTGGTAAGAGAAGTGGTCACCGAATGTAATCAGATACTTTACAAGATTTCTCATAAGACAGGCATTCCACGCGTCACGACCTATGCAGCACGTCACTCCTTCGCAACAGTGTTAAAACGCAGTGGCGTCAATATTTCCTATATATCCGAAAGTCTTGGACATTCCAATTTAGCCATTACAGAAAACTATCTCGCAAGTTTTGAAGCTGAAGAAAGGAAAAAGAATTCAATACTCTTAACAAGGTTCGATCTATAAAACAAATATATATATGTAAATAGCATGTTCCGTAGTGACGGACAAAAGCCATTTCAATTTCTTTCTTTTCATAAAATCAGAAAGATAACTGCTTTTCGTAGACAGAGTTAAAAATGATGTATTGATATTATGTAAAAACAATCAAATCATGAACAACTCAAAAAGAATTTCAGGTGAAATCCCTTGTTAATTTAAGTCTAATTTAAAAAAGTAGTTTAATGAAAAAGAAAGAACACAAATCGAAATCGCTATTATGGCGGTTATCTTTAGTTCTATTAGCATTGGTCTTGAGTATTAATCTTATGGCTCAAACAATTACACAGACAGGTGTCGTTGTTGACCAAAACAATGAACCAATGATTGGCGTAACTGTGCAGACGAAAGGTACAGCAACTGGTGGTATTACAGATTTAGATGGTAACTTTACCATTAAATGCAATAAAGGTGCCACATTAGTTTTCTCTTTTATGGGATACAAAACAGTTGAGCACAAAGCAAGCGGTCAAAGAATGAAGATTGAAATGGCTGAAGATGCTCAGGCTCTGGATGAAGTTGTAATTGTCGGTTTCGGTTCAATGAACAAAAAACATATTACAGGTTCAATGACTTCGGTTGATTCTAAAATCTTGGAAGAAAAGAATTCAGTGAATGTTTTTGATGCATTACAAGGTGCTGCTCCCGGTATGCAAATCGTATCAAACTCCGGAGCACCCGGTTCTTCTTCATTTGTATCTATTCGTGGTGCTTCTACTTTTAGTGATGAAGGTGTCTCTCCGCTGTATGTTGTAGACGGAGTAGTTGTTGATAACATTGACGATATTTCTGCCAATGATATTAAGCAAATTGACGTTATGAAAGATGCAGCTTCTTCGGCTATTTATGGTGCTCGTTCTGCAAATGGTGTAATACTGATTACTACTAAATCAGGTGAATCAGGAAAACCTCGTGTTGATGCACGTTACCAACATTCCTTTTACACTGTTGCCCGTAAATTGCCTCAGGTTAATGCGTTTGAAAGCCGTTTAAGTATGGCAGCTTCCGATTTAAACAATCCTTCCAAAACTTTAGAGAAGTTTTCCGCACGTACAGACTCTGTAGGCATGCAGTATAGTACAAACTATTATTATCAGGATTTATTGTTCCGTACAGGTGGACGTGATGATGCCAGTGTACAAATTAGTGGTGGTTCCAAAGGGTTCAAATATCGTGCATCTTTGAACTACATTGGCGAAAAGGGTGTAATTCTAGAGTCTGGAAATGACAAATATACCGCTAACGTCAATGTTGATTATGAACCGTGGAAAAATATAAAGTTTACCACTCGTGTTCGTTTAAGCTACAATAAAACTAATAATATTAAAGAAACTGTTTTGCAAGATGCCATGCGTCGTGATCCTGATATGATTATCTGGTATCCGGATGGTGAATTAATTCCCTATTATTCTTCGGGGGGACGTCGTAATCCTATTGCTGAGCTAAAACAAAAGTTAGATGAACGCTCGACTTATAGAGGAAACTTTTATCAGGGTATAACTTGGACATTTACTCCTTGGTTAAGATTGGATGCTGACATTTCAGCTGATTATACATCTAATAGAAATTTAACATTCTCATCCAAGTATCTGGAAGGAAGTGATAATGGGAAAAATACAGGAGCAGATAAAAGCCAACAAACTTGGAAATATGCAGGCGAAGCTTATTTAAACTTCAATAAGACAATTGCCAAAGATCATTCTTTGAGTGCTATGGTTGGTAGTAGTTTCGAAGTTAGTAATCAATTGGCATATAATATAGCCGGTTCGTTTTTTCTCTCCGAAGATATTCATTATATGAATTTGGCTACTGTAAAAGACGTGAAGAATATCAATACAACCGGTTGGGATGAAGCTATGGTAGGTGTATTTGGACGTGTAGTATATAGTTGGAAGAGTCGCTATACCGTGACTGGTAATCTTCGATTTGACGGTTCTTCCCGTTTTGGTAAGAATAATCGTTGGGGATCTTTCCCTTCTGTTTCTGCTGCATGGCGTATTTCGGATGAACCCTTCATGCGTTGGGCTAATAACATTCTTACGGATGCCAAAATCCGTGCCAGCTATGGTATTACTGGTAATGATAAAATTGGACGCTATGAATCGCAAACCGTTTATACGGCCGGTTCCCAATATTATAATTCAGTAGGTGGTATTGTACCTGCATCTAAATATGGTAATCCTGACTTAAAATGGGAACAGACTAAGCAAACAAATATCGGTGTGGATTTGAGTTTTCTGAATGGACGTATTATGTTTGTTGCTGACTATTACATAAAGAAAACGAGTGACTTGCTTTCTGACTATAATCTTCCAAGTACTACCGGTTATGATAAAATGCGTGTAAACTTGGCTAGTATTGAAAATAAAGGTGTTGAGTTATCACTTACAGCAACACCAGTCAGAACACGTGATTTTAGCTGGAGTACTACTGTAAATTGGTGGAAGAATGATAATAAGATTCTTGATTTGGCACGTGAGGATTATATTAATAGTGCTTGGCTGATTGCAGCAGGAAAACCAGCTGGTCTATTCTATGGTTATAAGAATTTGGGGATATATGAATATGACGCAAGTAATGCCTGGACTCAAGATTATAAAAACCGTCTGACTCCTGTTTTCAAACGGGATGATGAAGGTAACGTTGTTATAGGTTTGAATGGTCAGCCAACATTGGAAAAATATCTGAACCCAGATGGTACTGAATATACAGGCAAAATTGCTCAGATGAAAGTAAATGGAGTAATTGCTGGTGGTGGTGATGTCATATGGTATAACAAGCCTAATGAAAACGGCGAGTTAGATGATGTGATCAATTCTAACGACCAGACCGAATTAGGCAAAGCAAATCCTGATTGGTTTGGCTCCTGGGGGAATACCCTTACATATAAAGACTTTTCTCTTTCATTTAACTTCTATGTTAGTTGGGGAGGACAAGTCTGGAATGACTTGAAGCGTTATTATTGTTCATGGGGAGGAAATACTCATAAACAAACTCCTGAATATATTATGCAAGGCTGGAAATATCCAGGTGAGATCACAAGTTGGTATGCATTGAACTCCAAACAGCGCAAAACAAATAATCACTCTATGAGTTTGAGCGATCAGTTCTTGGAAGATGCAACTTTTATTCGTTTACAATCTGTTCGATTAAGTTACAGTGTGGATCCTAAATTTTTAGGTAAAACTCCACTCCGCTCAATACAAGCATATATTTATGGTAACAATTTGCTGACTTGGACTAATTATACAGGATATGATCCGGAATTGAGTGGCGGTGTTCTAACTCCAGGTAAAGACAGTTCAAAATATCCTCGTAAGCGTGAGTTTGGCTTTGGATTCAACATTGGATTTTAACTAAAAAGATAAGAAAATGAAGAAATATATAATACTAGCTTTTACAAGTCTTTTGGCTTTATCAAGTTGTGAAAGTTTTTTAGACAGATCTCCTTTGTCAGATTTGTCTCCATCAAGTTACTTTAAAGATAAAGCTGAAATGAAGAACTGGAATGCAGGTATTTATGATGCGTTTCAGAGTGCACTTTCCAAGCGTCAGGTTCTTTTTGGTGATGTACGTTCAGATAATGTAACCGGTACATCCTATGAAGATTCTAAGATTTACATGAATGCCTTGATGCCCAATATCTCAGAAGCCAGTTGGGAACCTTTTTTCACTTGTATTTCCAGATGTAATATTGGTATTCAAAAATATCCGACAATTCCCAATATCCTAGAATCCGAGTATGCTCCATATATCGGACAATGTTATGCCATGCGTGCTTATATGTATTTTTGGGGAACCCGTACTTGGGGTAAAATGCCAATAATAACGGAACCATGGGATGGATCTCTAAATACCATCGCTGTTCCCCGTTCTTCATTAGAACAAGTAAAGGTACAAATATTATCTGATATAGAAAAGGCTATCAGTTACTTTAACCAATCTGATACAAGTGATAAAATTTATTTGGGCAAAGATG from Bacteroides sp. MSB163 includes:
- a CDS encoding polysaccharide lyase 6 family protein; its protein translation is MNKKSFVSTIIAIILVCPVLAVTHTFTPTDIDSLKTKMSDGSLQPGDTLLLQDGIYSHLGKVSFTGNGTVDYPIILRAANTGKAIISGTTEIRMAGSYLQLEGLYFHKAWASDFEMIEFQLDKEHPATHCRITQCAIDDCNDPAKGEKPGGGTENWIGLHGNNNRIDHCYFANKRARGLVIQITVEDGGDHNHHQIDHNVFGYRKPFGGNGAEIIRVGNSWSSQLPSYSIIEENIFYHCDGENEIISVKSGFNIVRRNLFYESRGGLVCRHGHNNIIDSNVIIGNHLPATLGIRIINQGHIVSNNYVESVTGKGSGAAFILRMGVYERPNTPEDYEDEKLKSYHRAADIDIAFNTFVDCAELNFGDGRGDKEPRNVRFAHNRIYSPNTVSNIKISNPTIFPGITFINNFCQFKNNESPDVKGFQITTFNTEQIKAQRRQAVSPIDCGTSWHNVELSEMKTLTELMN
- a CDS encoding uroporphyrinogen decarboxylase family protein, coding for MKRVLFILFCFTTLVQAQIPTNKREVMQQFLSGTLDESYVPAAFFMHFGKDARTGEKAIDAHLRYFLSTGMDFVKIQFEQGYGRIRIEKSEDWELIKPLPLDFFTPTLEIVNDIYDIAGANAMILPTVYSPFQMLIQSVGAKTVIAYAKTEPERVKKALEYFTEALIGYVKACKKIGVDGFYTPTQGGEIKFYEVPGFFETFVKPYDIRVMQECNTQTQLNILHICDYEGKYDDLTRFVSYPGQIINAPCEVADQPFSLQACEQLFKRPAMGGLYRKGAILKGSSDEIAKEIYELKKSLKGKRFILGADCTILPQTPMDNIRTAIKTSHHTRNIE
- the galB gene encoding beta-galactosidase GalB: MKNRFLILLSFVLIVARDVVCANTSMVRERININRDWRYQIDDPNGTGAALHYSQLKPYLLPCANGFIIFGKRYQRPEGNPGENIAYVKSDFDDSEWRHLNLPHDWAIEGPFNIDYNGSTGKLPYWGIRWYRKTLELSQDDAGKQIYLDIDGAMSYASVWCNGQYVGGWPYGYASFRLDLTPYIKAGQKNVLAIRLDNPDDTSRWYPGSGIYRNVWLVKTSPVHVEQWGTFVRNQQVDSKIAVMEMGVNIENHAGKDVQVKLQTSVYLQGKDGRPVGEEVTQSMTKDIAIKKDSWSSARFQFKVDKPKLWDIDTPNCYVAVSRVFMDGKEMDSYETPFGIRTIEFTHDQGFMLNGQKVTIKGVCMHHDLGALGAAFNEVAAERQLRIMKEMGANAIRTSHNPPAPELVALCDRMGLMMQLELADTWQKGKRKNDYNLLFDDWSEADMRSLVRHYRNHPSVIMWSIGNEVPDQMTDQGIIIARNLTAYCHDEDPTRPTSLGCNKRDAVFRDIVNQVDIFGLNYFHNTYPLFKEYNPTRRYHASETSSATSSRGEYFFPVTTKVEDSRAGFQLSSYDMTTIGWGCAPEVQFKMNEEYLFMSGEFVWTGFDYLGEPTPYNKDLTNLLNFSDPNELEKARKELEKLGKIKTPSRSSYFGIVDLCGFPKDRYYNYKSYWRPDVPTVHILPHWNWEERIGEITPVHIYTSGDAVELFLNGKSLGRREKAHSYDRLTWDDVRYEPGSLKAIAYKNGQKWAEELVETTGKPAALQVTAEKTELKSDGTDLSFIRVAVVDSQGRVVPRSKNHLKFSVTGPADIIATDNGDATSLLPFQLSERDAYNGLALVILRSQYMKQGKVLLTVESKGLPKQKVALKVE
- a CDS encoding TonB-dependent receptor gives rise to the protein MKKKEHKSKSLLWRLSLVLLALVLSINLMAQTITQTGVVVDQNNEPMIGVTVQTKGTATGGITDLDGNFTIKCNKGATLVFSFMGYKTVEHKASGQRMKIEMAEDAQALDEVVIVGFGSMNKKHITGSMTSVDSKILEEKNSVNVFDALQGAAPGMQIVSNSGAPGSSSFVSIRGASTFSDEGVSPLYVVDGVVVDNIDDISANDIKQIDVMKDAASSAIYGARSANGVILITTKSGESGKPRVDARYQHSFYTVARKLPQVNAFESRLSMAASDLNNPSKTLEKFSARTDSVGMQYSTNYYYQDLLFRTGGRDDASVQISGGSKGFKYRASLNYIGEKGVILESGNDKYTANVNVDYEPWKNIKFTTRVRLSYNKTNNIKETVLQDAMRRDPDMIIWYPDGELIPYYSSGGRRNPIAELKQKLDERSTYRGNFYQGITWTFTPWLRLDADISADYTSNRNLTFSSKYLEGSDNGKNTGADKSQQTWKYAGEAYLNFNKTIAKDHSLSAMVGSSFEVSNQLAYNIAGSFFLSEDIHYMNLATVKDVKNINTTGWDEAMVGVFGRVVYSWKSRYTVTGNLRFDGSSRFGKNNRWGSFPSVSAAWRISDEPFMRWANNILTDAKIRASYGITGNDKIGRYESQTVYTAGSQYYNSVGGIVPASKYGNPDLKWEQTKQTNIGVDLSFLNGRIMFVADYYIKKTSDLLSDYNLPSTTGYDKMRVNLASIENKGVELSLTATPVRTRDFSWSTTVNWWKNDNKILDLAREDYINSAWLIAAGKPAGLFYGYKNLGIYEYDASNAWTQDYKNRLTPVFKRDDEGNVVIGLNGQPTLEKYLNPDGTEYTGKIAQMKVNGVIAGGGDVIWYNKPNENGELDDVINSNDQTELGKANPDWFGSWGNTLTYKDFSLSFNFYVSWGGQVWNDLKRYYCSWGGNTHKQTPEYIMQGWKYPGEITSWYALNSKQRKTNNHSMSLSDQFLEDATFIRLQSVRLSYSVDPKFLGKTPLRSIQAYIYGNNLLTWTNYTGYDPELSGGVLTPGKDSSKYPRKREFGFGFNIGF
- a CDS encoding site-specific integrase, with translation MYKYSKDGVSVLTVLDKRKQKMNGLFPIKVQVIHNRKQKYYSTGQEVSIRDWEVLPHTKNRHLSEVRRNIENSFSLIRQQIEFLSFQGEFHFDILNARLGRYSDFSVNALFHKKLEDLKENGQANTYLSYKGSLNKIEQFAGKHISFHEITINWLNRFEHHLSASGISYSSMGFYFRNLKCILNIARKDGIIKESQYPFGKGKYEVPTGCGRKLALTLKEIKKIITYNDGTPKTEFYRDLWFFSYLCNGINFRDLLYLQYSNIINGEICFIRAKTARNTKHSKIIHAVITPEMQKIIEKWGNPPTSPETYIFPFATGKENPFERVKLVREVVTECNQILYKISHKTGIPRVTTYAARHSFATVLKRSGVNISYISESLGHSNLAITENYLASFEAEERKKNSILLTRFDL